A stretch of Saccharothrix texasensis DNA encodes these proteins:
- the pstS gene encoding phosphate ABC transporter substrate-binding protein PstS, which translates to MKTKRHGAVLGLIAAGALLLTACGSDNNAPGAGSTSAAGDSSVPVECGGKSKLSAEGSSAQQNAIATFIQAYQAKCPGSDLAYNASGSGAGVKQFNAAQVDFGGSDSPLSESKGEVAAAAERCQGNPAWNLPLVFGPVALGYKLEGVKDLVLDGEVTAKIFNGGIKKWNDPAIAALNSGASLPDKDIKVVYRSDESGTTDNFQKYLTAASKGAWTQGDGKQFKGGVGEAKEKSAGVAQAAGSVDGAITYVELSFAQDNKLSLARIDTGAGPVELTNETVGKAIDGAKIKGAGNDLVLDLDSIYGSTTAGAYPLLLATYEIVCSKGYDADTAKAVKAFLTVAATTGQDGLADAGYAPLPKAFQDKLLTAVKAIA; encoded by the coding sequence GTGAAGACCAAGCGACACGGCGCCGTACTCGGCCTGATCGCGGCCGGTGCGCTTCTGCTCACCGCGTGCGGCAGCGACAACAACGCCCCGGGCGCGGGCTCGACGTCGGCGGCCGGCGACTCGTCGGTCCCCGTCGAGTGCGGCGGCAAGTCGAAGCTGAGCGCCGAGGGCTCTTCCGCGCAGCAGAACGCGATCGCCACGTTCATCCAGGCCTACCAGGCGAAGTGCCCCGGCTCCGACCTCGCCTACAACGCCTCCGGCTCCGGCGCGGGCGTCAAGCAGTTCAACGCGGCCCAGGTCGACTTCGGCGGCTCGGACTCGCCGCTGTCGGAGAGCAAGGGCGAGGTCGCCGCGGCGGCCGAGCGCTGCCAGGGCAACCCGGCGTGGAACCTGCCGCTGGTCTTCGGCCCGGTCGCGCTGGGCTACAAGCTCGAAGGCGTCAAGGACCTGGTCCTCGACGGCGAGGTCACCGCCAAGATCTTCAACGGCGGCATCAAGAAGTGGAACGACCCGGCCATCGCGGCGCTGAACTCCGGCGCGTCGCTGCCGGACAAGGACATCAAGGTCGTCTACCGCTCGGACGAGTCGGGCACCACGGACAACTTCCAGAAGTACCTGACCGCCGCCTCCAAGGGCGCGTGGACCCAGGGTGACGGCAAGCAGTTCAAGGGCGGTGTCGGCGAGGCCAAGGAGAAGTCCGCCGGCGTCGCGCAGGCCGCCGGCTCGGTCGACGGCGCCATCACCTACGTCGAGCTGTCGTTCGCGCAGGACAACAAGCTGTCCCTGGCCAGGATCGACACCGGCGCCGGCCCCGTCGAGCTGACCAACGAGACGGTCGGCAAGGCCATCGACGGCGCCAAGATCAAGGGCGCCGGCAACGACCTGGTCCTCGACCTGGACTCGATCTACGGCTCCACCACCGCGGGCGCCTACCCGCTGCTGCTCGCCACCTACGAGATCGTCTGCTCCAAGGGCTACGACGCCGACACCGCGAAGGCGGTCAAGGCGTTCCTCACCGTGGCGGCGACGACTGGCCAGGACGGCCTGGCGGACGCGGGCTACGCTCCGCTGCCGAAGGCCTTCCAGGACAAGCTGCTGACCGCCGTC